In Thunnus maccoyii chromosome 11, fThuMac1.1, whole genome shotgun sequence, one genomic interval encodes:
- the abhd13 gene encoding protein ABHD13, which yields MEKPWRLWGAMERCTLTLASWSWGACRVSLLALILTFHLYGGFFLLALILASVAGILYKFQDVLLYFPDQPSSSRLYVPMPTGIPHENVYIRTKDGVKLNLILLRYTGGDMPPGVTPGNQSSPSSSAPPTILYFHGNAGNIGHRVPNALLMLVNLKANVVLVDYRGYGKSEGEPSEDGLYLDAEATLDYVMTRPDLDKTKVVLFGRSLGGAVAVRLASVNPHRVAAIIVENTFLSIPHMAATLFSFLPMRLLPLWCYRNQFLSYRQVALCRMPSLFVSGLSDQLIPPVMMKQLYELSPARTKRLAIFPEGTHNDTWQCQGYFAALEQFIKDLMKSHAHEESAQPSASVTII from the coding sequence ATGGAGAAGCCCTGGAGGCTGTGGGGGGCAATGGAGCGGTGTACCCTGACTCTGGCCTCCTGGTCTTGGGGTGCCTGTCGCGTCTCCCTGTTGGCCCTAATCCTAACCTTTCACCTATATGGAGGATTTTTTCTCCTGGCTCTCATCCTAGCCTCTGTGGCGGGCATCCTCTACAAATTCCAGGATGTGCTCCTCTACTTCCCCGACCAGCCCTCCTCCTCTCGCCTTTATGTTCCCATGCCGACGGGAATCCCACATGAGAATGTGTACATTCGCACCAAGGACGGTGTGAAGCTCAACCTTATCCTGCTTCGCTACACAGGAGGGGACATGCCTCCTGGAGTCACCCCTGGCAATCAAAGCAGCCCTTCCTCCTCAGCTCCACCTACCATCCTTTATTTCCATGGTAATGCAGGCAATATAGGTCACAGGGTGCCAAACGCTCTGCTGATGCTGGTCAATCTGAAAGCCAACGTGGTGCTGGTGGACTATCGTGGCTATGGAAAGAGCGAGGGTGAGCCCAGCGAGGATGGGCTGTACCTGGATGCCGAGGCCACGCTGGACTATGTCATGACCCGTCCTGATCTGGACAAGACAAAGGTGGTACTGTTTGGCCGCTCACTAGGTGGTGCTGTGGCCGTGCGCTTGGCGTCAGTCAATCCTCACCGTGTAGCAGCCATTATTGTTGAAAATACCTTCCTCAGCATCCCACACATGGCAGCGACACTCTTCTCCTTCTTGCCCATGCGCCTGCTTCCCTTGTGGTGCTACAGGAATCAGTTCCTGTCCTATCGGCAGGTGGCGCTCTGCCGCATGCCCTCTCTGTTCGTGTCTGGTCTGTCGGACCAGCTCATCCCACCAGTCATGATGAAACAACTGTATGAGCTGTCTCCTGCACGGACTAAACGCCTGGCTATCTTTCCAGAGGGCACACACAACGACACGTGGCAGTGTCAGGGCTACTTCGCTGCTTTGGAGCAGTTCATAAAAGACCTGATGAAGAGCCATGCCCATGAAGAGAGTGCTCAGCCCTCTGCTAGTGTCACCATTATCTGA
- the tnfsf13b gene encoding tumor necrosis factor ligand superfamily member 13B isoform X1, which translates to MGPVMAVLAGVEPGTGQKAGEGRLSWPVFLLTLAAVTSSSLSALSLYQLVALRAEVEGLKSEVCRRREEGQEAKHGSQTENISSRRSGQEPLHQPGSQQPFTLTRRKRIVSATETLVSQPCLQLLANSSRKTFKKGFGSVFDQEMHTGIPWQTGLKRGSALEADGDSILVREEGFYFVYSQVYYMDSTFAMGHVLIRRKRNVVGDEPQYVILSRCIQNMNPIYPYNTCYTGGIAKLEVGDHLELLIPRSTANVSLDGDATFVGAVKLA; encoded by the exons ATGGGACCCGTGATGGCAGTTTTAGCAGGTGTGGAGCCTGGGACTGGACAAAAGGCAGGTGAAGGGAGGCTGTCCTGGCCAGTTTTCCTGCTGACACTTGCTGCGGtcacctcttcctctctttcagcTCTGTCTTTGTACCAACTGGTGGCTCTCAGAGCTGAGGTAGAGGGACTCAAATCAGAGGTTTGTCGCAGGAGAGAAGAGGGACAAGAGGCCAAGCACGGAAGCCAG ACTGAGAATATCAGTAGCAGGAGAAGCGGCCAGGAGCCACTGCACCAGCCAGGCTCTCAACAGCCTTTCACCCTGACAAGGAGGAAGAGAATTGTCTCTGCAACAGAGACATTAG TTTCTCAGCCTTGCCTGCAATTGTTGGCAAACAGTAGCAGGAAAACCTTCAAGAaag GTTTTGGTTCAGTATTCGATCAGGAGATGCACACAGGTATCCCCTGGCAGACTGGGCTGAAGAGAGGCTCTGCTTTGGAGGCAGACGGAGACAGCATCTTAGTCAGAGAGGAGGGCTTCTACTTTGTGTACAGTCAG GTCTACTACATGGACAGCACCTTTGCAATGGGCCATGTGTTGATCCGGAGAAAGAGGAATGTGGTGGGAGACGAGCCTCAGTATGTGATCCTGTCCCGCTGCATCCAGAACATGAACCCCATCTACCCTTACAACACCTGCTACACAGGAG GTATTGCGAAGCTGGAGGTCGGGGACCACTTGGAGCTGCTGATCCCCCGGTCCACAGCCAATGTGTCCCTGGATGGAGATGCCACCTTTGTGGGTGCTGTCAAACTGGCTTAA
- the tnfsf13b gene encoding tumor necrosis factor ligand superfamily member 13B isoform X2 — MGPVMAVLAGVEPGTGQKAGEGRLSWPVFLLTLAAVTSSSLSALSLYQLVALRAEVEGLKSEVCRRREEGQEAKHGSQTENISSRRSGQEPLHQPGSQQPFTLTRRKRIVSATETLVSQPCLQLLANSSRKTFKKVFDQEMHTGIPWQTGLKRGSALEADGDSILVREEGFYFVYSQVYYMDSTFAMGHVLIRRKRNVVGDEPQYVILSRCIQNMNPIYPYNTCYTGGIAKLEVGDHLELLIPRSTANVSLDGDATFVGAVKLA; from the exons ATGGGACCCGTGATGGCAGTTTTAGCAGGTGTGGAGCCTGGGACTGGACAAAAGGCAGGTGAAGGGAGGCTGTCCTGGCCAGTTTTCCTGCTGACACTTGCTGCGGtcacctcttcctctctttcagcTCTGTCTTTGTACCAACTGGTGGCTCTCAGAGCTGAGGTAGAGGGACTCAAATCAGAGGTTTGTCGCAGGAGAGAAGAGGGACAAGAGGCCAAGCACGGAAGCCAG ACTGAGAATATCAGTAGCAGGAGAAGCGGCCAGGAGCCACTGCACCAGCCAGGCTCTCAACAGCCTTTCACCCTGACAAGGAGGAAGAGAATTGTCTCTGCAACAGAGACATTAG TTTCTCAGCCTTGCCTGCAATTGTTGGCAAACAGTAGCAGGAAAACCTTCAAGAaag TATTCGATCAGGAGATGCACACAGGTATCCCCTGGCAGACTGGGCTGAAGAGAGGCTCTGCTTTGGAGGCAGACGGAGACAGCATCTTAGTCAGAGAGGAGGGCTTCTACTTTGTGTACAGTCAG GTCTACTACATGGACAGCACCTTTGCAATGGGCCATGTGTTGATCCGGAGAAAGAGGAATGTGGTGGGAGACGAGCCTCAGTATGTGATCCTGTCCCGCTGCATCCAGAACATGAACCCCATCTACCCTTACAACACCTGCTACACAGGAG GTATTGCGAAGCTGGAGGTCGGGGACCACTTGGAGCTGCTGATCCCCCGGTCCACAGCCAATGTGTCCCTGGATGGAGATGCCACCTTTGTGGGTGCTGTCAAACTGGCTTAA